One Setaria italica strain Yugu1 chromosome I, Setaria_italica_v2.0, whole genome shotgun sequence DNA window includes the following coding sequences:
- the LOC101768582 gene encoding F-box/kelch-repeat protein At1g74510, translating to MLEGQSCLISRSLPSSCEQESRLAYMTYHLLEITRSKRPPGTLSIEHDVAAVAALTKRTKSAENQKGEPLDSQGSTDQGDSDSSTLISSIGRDNSINCLARCSRSDYGSIASLNRSFRSLVRNGDLYKERRQLGISEHWVYFSCNVQEWEAYDPYRSRWMTLPRMPHNECFMCSDKESLAVGTELLVFGKEILSHIILSYSILTNSWSRGVEMNAPRCLFGSASFGEKAIIAGGMDADGRVLRSAELYNSETKRWITLPSMNKARRMCSGVFMDGKFYVIGGMASNTEVLTCGEEYDLDRGTWRVIDNMSEGLNGASGAPPLVAVVENELYAAQYAGKLVRKYNKRDNSWTTLGELPERPEAVNGWGIAFRGCGERLLVIGGPRVLGGGMIELHSWIPREGPLQWNMIGSKPSGNFVYNCAVMGC from the coding sequence ATGTTGGAGGGTCAATCTTGCCTGATATCGAGGTCTCTGCCAAGCTCCTGTGAGCAGGAATCCAGACTAGCTTACATGACTTACCACCTCCTCGAGATCACGAGGAGTAAGCGCCCACCTGGGACCCTGTCTATTGAGCACGACGTTGCTGCAGTGGCAGCGTTGACTAAACGGACCAAGTCCGCTGAGAACCAGAAGGGTGAGCCACTGGATAGTCAAGGCAGTACCGATCAGGGTGATTCAGATTCAAGCACCCTGATAAGTTCCATTGGCCGGGATAACTCTATCAACTGCCTTGCTCGTTGCTCTCGTTCCGATTATGGTTCTATTGCATCACTCAACCGGAGCTTCCGGTCACTTGTCCGCAATGGTGATCTGTACAAGGAACGTCGACAGCTAGGGATTTCAGAACACTGGGTCTACTTCTCCTGCAATGTGCAGGAGTGGGAGGCGTATGACCCCTACCGTTCACGGTGGATGACGCTTCCAAGGATGCCCCATAACGAATGTTTCATGTGCTCTGACAAGGAGTCACTTGCTGTGGGCACTGAACTTCTGGTGTTTGGAAAGGAGATTCTTTCACATATTATTCTGAGCTATAGCATTCTGACCAATTCATGGTCGCGGGGTGTTGAGATGAATGCCCCAAGATGTTTGTTTGGATCAGCTAGTTTCGGAGAGAAAGCAATTATAGCAGGTGGCATGGATGCTGATGGACGGGTGCTTCGCTCTGCTGAGCTGTATAACTCCGAAACCAAGAGATGGATTACACTTCCAAGCATGAATAAAGCTAGGCGAATGTGTTCTGGTGTCTTTATGGATGGCAAGTTTTACGTAATTGGTGGAATGGCCAGTAACACCGAAGTGCTTACCTGTGGAGAAGAGTATGATTTAGATAGAGGTACCTGGAGGGTGATAGATAACATGTCCGAGGGGCTCAATGGTGCAAGTGGTGCTCCTCCACTTGTCGCCGTAGTCGAAAATGAGTTATACGCAGCACAGTACGCAGGGAAGCTAGTAAGAAAGTACAATAAAAGGGATAACTCATGGACAACATTGGGTGAGTTACCAGAGCGACCTGAAGCTGTGAATGGCTGGGGTATTGCATTCCGGGGCTGTGGAGAGCGGCTTTTGGTTATCGGTGGACCAAGAGTGTTGGGTGGTGGGATGATTGAACTCCATTCTTGGATCCCAAGGGAAGGGCCATTGCAATGGAACATGATCGGAAGCAAACCTTCTGGTAACTTTGTTTATAACTGTGCTGTCATGGGGTGCTGA
- the LOC101767500 gene encoding RINT1-like protein MAG2 isoform X1 — protein MEATAPPPPLPLLPDFNPGVRCFLDARFRSAVDLATAADVEAEIRGRCAELEALVSDLSVRIYEAAAAYSSCREAAGSALRGVRGGLGALKASISTGAGEEVEVGTEQMQFEQLPALASEVARVEMVREYAEMALKLDSLVGDVEDAVSSSVTGKLKSVRDNSEKTHHVTIGYLKNIEDLLALVTATRPQWTHLLSAVDHRVDRSLAILRPQAIVDHRALLSSLGWPPSLSGSKFSSIDSGKQAEIVNPLFSMAGDLKSKYSESFLSLCNLQELQKRRKARQLKGHNVGNQLRQPLWVIEELVNPISTAAQHHFSKWNDKPEFVFALAYKIIRDFVDSMDEILQPLVDMAKLIGYSCREEWISGIVIALSTYLAKEIFPKQIELLQESNSSDTGCTPYQARVSWLSLVDLMISFDKRTQDLISGTGLLLTVKDDDNWQRISVLSVFCDRPDWLEVWAEIERQEALDKLKSAMESEKNWSARIEGTMLEYGSDDYKSPAITTAVQQSLSLLIDRARPIPSITLKAGFIRMSASPIISEFHGYMLRRCQEAEGLTALADDNALLKVSHSINAARYFESTLTEWGEDVFFLEMENLSVNGEGGCIFQQEINHLKEFRVEWVDKITTVLLRAFDSRSRDYLKNKRQWLEKSEGPAVSRAFIESLDYMQGQLSKLEGGLNALDFVTVWRSVACGVDQLLFAGIFTGGTKISNGGVERLQGDLSVLFAVFSAWCLRPESFFPRLSEGLRLLKVDEQQLRDGVFTDKNWLREYGIRHLTAADSERIIKNRVYEA, from the exons ATGGAAGCGacagctccacctcctccgctcccGCTCCTCCCAGACTTCAACCCAGGGGTCCGGTGCTTCCTCGACGCCCGATTCCGCTCGGCGGTCgacctcgccacggccgccgacgTCGAGGCCGAGATCCGCGGGCGCTGCGCGGAGCTCGAAGCCTTAGTCTCCGACCTGTCCGTACGCATATACGAAGCTGCTGCTGCGTATTCGTCTTGCCGCGAGGCTGCTGGTTCGGCCCTTCGTGGCGTTCGCGGCGGGCTTGGTGCCCTCAAAGCCTCCATCTCCACAG GGGCTGGAGAAGAGGTGGAGGTGGGAACGGAGCAGATGCAGTTTGAGCAACTCCCTGCTCTAGCCTCCGAGGTGGCGAGAGTGGAGATGGTCAGAGAGTATGCCG AAATGGCTCTAAAGCTTGACAGTTTGGTGGGTGATGTAGAAGATGCCGTCTCTTCTTCTGTTACAGGAAAACTTAAATCTGTTAGAGACAATTCAGAG AAAACACATCATGTCACGATTGGATATCTTAAAAACATAGAAGACCTTTTAGCTTTGGTAACCGCGACTAGACCACAATGGACTCATCTTCTATCTGCTGTGGATCACAGAGTGGACCGATCTTTAGCTATATTAAGACCACAAGCCATTGTTGATCATCGAGCTCTTCTGTCATCCCTTGGCTGGCCTCCTTCACTCTCTGGCTCAAAATTTTCAAGTATTGATTCAGGGAAACAAGCAGAGATTGTGAACCCATTGTTTTCAATGGCTGGTGACCTTAAGAGCAAGTATTCTGAGAGCTTTCTTTCACTATGCAACTTGCAGGAACTGCAGAAACGCAGAAAAGCTCGACAACTGAAAGGGCATAATGTGGGCAATCAACTACGTCAACCATTATGGGTAATTGAAGAGCTTGTAAATCCAATATCTACAGCAGCACAACACCATTTCTCAAAATGGAATGACAAGCCAGAATTTGTTTTTGCTCTTGCTTATAAGATAATTAGAGATTTTGTTGATTCGATGGATGAGATTCTGCAGCCCCTTGTGGATATGGCCAAACTTATTGGGTATAGTTGCAGAGAGGAGTGGATTTCAGGAATTGTCATTGCATTGTCTACATATTTGGCAAAAGAGATATTTCCTAAGCAGATCGAGCTTCTTCAAGAAAGTAACTCAAGTGATACAGGCTGCACGCCGTATCAAGCTAGAGTCTCATGGCTCAGCCTTGTTGACCTGATGATATCTTTTGACAAGCGAACTCAAGATTTAATCTCAGGTACAGGACTGCTACTTACGGTAAAGGATGATGACAATTGGCAGAGGATCTCAGTCCTCTCTGTCTTCTGTGATCGACCAGATTGGCTTGAAGTGTGGGCAGAGATTGAGAGACAGGAGGCTCTTGATAAACTGAAATCAGCAATGGAGTCGGAGAAAAATTGGAGTGCAAGGATTGAGGGAACAATGCTTGAGTACGGATCAGATGATTACAAGTCTCCAGCAATCACCACTGCTGTTCAGCAGAGTTTGTCTTTGCTGATTGATCGTGCCCGTCCTATCCCAAGCATTACACTTAAGGCAGGATTCATTAGGATGTCTGCTTCACCCATTATATCAGAATTCCATGGTTACATGCTCCGGAGGTGTCAAGAAGCAGAGGGGCTAACTGCTCTGGCAGATGATAATGCTCTGCTCAAGGTATCACATTCCATCAATGCTGCTCGATACTTCGAATCCACATTGACAGAATGGGGTGAGGATGTTTTCTTCCTTGAGATGGAAAATTTATCTGTAAATGGTGAGGGTGGGTGTATCTTTCAGCAAGAGATAAATCATCTGAAAGAGTTCAGAGTGGAATGGGTTGATAAGATTACCACTGTCCTTTTGCGTGCATTTGATTCACGTTCTCGTGATTATCTGAAAAACAAGAGGCAGTGGCTGGAGAAATCAGAGGGGCCTGCTGTATCCAGAGCCTTCATAGAATCTTTAGACTACATGCAAGGGCAGCTATCTAAACTGGAAGGTGGCCTAAATGCCCTTGACTTTGTGACCGTATGGAGAAGTGTTGCATGTGGGGTAGACCAGCTGCTTTTCGCCGGCATTTTCACAGGCGGTACAAAGATTAGCAATGGTGGAGTAGAAAGGCTTCAGGGCGACCTGAGCGTTTTATTTGCTGTATTTTCAGCGTGGTGTCTAAGGCCCGAAAGCTTCTTCCCAAGACTGTCCGAGGGACTGAGGTTACTGAAGGTTGACGAGCAGCAGCTAAGAGATGGCGTGTTTACAGATAAGAATTGGCTGAGGGAATATGGTATTAGGCATCTGACAGCTGCTGACTCTGAGAGGATAATAAAAAATCGGGTGTATGAGGCATGA
- the LOC101767902 gene encoding pumilio homolog 23 — protein MVSVGSRAIRPKGSRQNGLIGGDSDDSSHKKRGRKDKSEKPRKGGHGSSKGPSVGKPQHGKDKKQRSDDGKKGKGRGKDHRSGSSAVMNPRNQDKLPSSNTTKPVQNVLRKRVDPETAKYFMEISNLFDNKEIDLDERSTICANALEETRGKELELATDAVISHTLQVLVEGCELEQVCTFLRNCIGSFPVIAMDKNGSHVAEAALKSLATHLEDQASRTMIEEILNKICKVIAADAANVMSSCYGSHVLRTLLCLCKGVPLESLQDFHTTKRSAVLAERLSCGTNQSGGHGPNNFENGFSDIFKSFIREMLHNAKADIATLRIDKNSSLVLQTALKLSCGDDNELRHIISILFGYDEDGTVEMRDYSEKKEEIVTLLEESAYSHLLEVIVEVAPDELRNGMLLGTLKSALFPISSHHCGNYVVQALISSAKTSDQMSQIWEELGSKIKELLELGKTGVVASILAACQRLETYRLESSQALSAALSSDSESPDSIVAHMLFLENYLRERSYWKWPLGAKMSVLGCLMLQSIFQYPHQYIRPYVASLLAMEDDQILQISKDSGGSRVLEAFLGSSATAKRKFKVFGKLQGHYGEIAMNPSGSFLVEKCFTASNFSHKEAIVAELLAAQSELSKTRHGFHLLKKLDVDRYARRPEQWRASQTSKETTLRQFEVEFGSNSKSVAQTFEEKFLSQSPSKKRKQGKSDKITEDASYNKPDFSQTGNSKRPKSAKSTSEKEFSSKKLAREGTSMAFLKDSGKRKSPGFLSDKPSLKKQKHQWPTSGKPDGKRFGQGSSSSMPFVKNTGKPKRSIAELADLAGKEKLTAAEVRKLLKPEMSKS, from the exons ATGGTTTCTGTTGGGTCGAGGGCAATTAGACCCAAGGGCAGCAGACAAAACGGCTTGATAGGTGGAGATTCAGATGATAGCTCACACAAGAAGAGGGGAAGAAAGGATAAGAGCGAGAAGCCCCGGAAAGGGGGACATGGTTCGAGTAAAGGGCCTTCTGTAGGGAAACCTCAGCATGGGAAGGATAAGAAGCAGAGGAGCGATGATGGGAAGAAAGGGAAAGGGCGAGGGAAGGACCACCGTTCAGGAAGCTCTGCAGTGATGAATCCCAGGAATCAGGATAAACTGCCGTCCTCCAACACAACAAAGCCAGTACAAAATGTTCTTAG GAAAAGAGTTGATCCTGAAACTGCAAAATACTTTATGGAGATCTCAAATCTCTTTGATAACAAGGAGATTGATTTGGATGAGCGCTCGACTATATGCGCTAATGccttggaagaaacaagagggaAAGAGCTTGAACTCGCTACTGATGCTGTTATAAGCCACACCTTGCAGGTTCTTGTAGAAGGCTGTGAGTTGGAGCAGGTATGCACATTCCTCCGCAATTGCATTGGGTCTTTTCCGGTAATTGCTATGGATAAAAATGGGTCACATGTGGCGGAAGCGGCTCTCAAGTCACTTGCAACACATCTTGAAGATCAGGCCTCCAGGACCATGATAGAAGAGATACTGAATAAGATATGCAAG GTTATTGCTGCAGATGCTGCTAATGTGATGTCCAGCTGCTATGGATCACATGTTCTTCGCACCCTGCTTTGTCTTTGTAAGGGAGTTCCATTAGAGTCACTGCAAGACTTCCACACTACTAAGAGATCTGCTGTTCTAGCTGAGCGGTTGAGTTGTGGTACAAATCAATCTGGTGGACATGGTCCAAACAATTTTGAAAATGGTTTCTCAGACATTTTTAAGTCTTTTATCAGAGAAATGCTACATAATGCAAAAGCTGACATTGCAACTTTACGAATTGACAAGAATAGTAGCCTTGTTTTACAG ACTGCACTGAAATTATCATGCGGTGATGATAATGAGTTGCGTCACATAATATCAATTCTTTTTGGTTATGATGAAGATGGTACTGTAGAGATGAGAGATTACAGTGAAAAAAAGGAGGAGATTGTTACATTACTTGAAGAAAGTGCTTATAGCCATCTCTTAGAG GTGATTGTGGAGGTTGCCCCAGACGAATTGCGCAATGGTATGCTTTTAGGTACTCTTAAGAGTGCATTATTTCCAATCTCATCTCACCACTGTGGCAATTATGTGGTGCAAGCTTTGATATCATCAGCAAAAACCTCTGATCAG ATGAGCCAAATATGGGAGGAACTTGGTTCAAAAATTAAGGAATTGCTCGAGCTAGGTAAAACAGGAGTTGTAGCTTCCATCTTAGCGGCATGCCAGCGGCTTGAAACTTATCGCCTTGAG AGTTCTCAAGCTCTTTCTGCGGCATTAAGTTCAGATTCTGAGTCTCCTGATAGCATTGTTGCGCATATGCTGTTTCTTGAGAACTACCTACGAGAGAGATCTTATTGGAAATGGCCTCTTGGTGCAAAGATGAGTGTTTTGGGTTGCTTGATGCTGCAATCAATTTTTCAATACCCACAT CAATATATTCGACCTTATGTTGCAAGCTTGCTGGCTATGGAGGATGATCAGATCCTCCAAATTTCTAAGGACTCGGGAGGTAGCCGTGTTCTTgaggcttttctaggttcaagTGCCACTGCAAAGCGAAAATTTAAAGTATTTGGAAA GTTGCAAGGTCATTATGGAGAGATTGCTATGAACCCTTCTGGCTCATTCTTAGTAGAGAAGTGCTTTACTGCCAGTAACTTTTCTCACAAGGAGGCTATAGTGGCAGAGCTGCTGGCTGCGCAATCTGAACTATCTAAAACAAGACACGGGTTCCACTTGCTAAAGAAGCTTGATGTTGATAG ATATGCTAGGCGACCTGAGCAGTGGAGGGCTAGTCAAACTTCAAAAGAAACAACTCTCAGACAATTTGAGGTGGAATTTGGTTCTAATAGTAAATCTGTTGCGCAAACTTTCGAAGAAAAGTTCCTTTCTCAAAGTCCCTCAAAGAAACGTAAGCAGGGGAAGTCTGACAAAATTACTGAGGATGCCAGCTACAACAAACCAGATTTCTCTCAGACAGGAAACAGTAAGAGGCCAAAATCTGCCAAGTCAACTTCTGAGAAAGAATTTAGCAGCAAGAAACTTGCAAGGGAAGGCACCAGCATGGCATTCTTGAAGGATTCTGGCAAGAGGAAATCACCAGGTTTCCTCTCAGATAAGCCAAGCCTGAAGAAACAAAAACATCAATGGCCCACTTCTGGTAAACCAGACGGCAAGAGGTTTGGTCAAGGTAGTAGTTCTAGCATGCCGTTTGTCAAGAACACTGGCAAACCGAAACGGTCCATCGCGGAGCTTGCTGATCTGGCTGGTAAGGAGAAGCTGACTGCGGCCGAGGTCCGCAAATTGCTGAAGCCCGAAATGTCAAAGAGCTAA
- the LOC101767500 gene encoding RINT1-like protein MAG2 isoform X2 has protein sequence MALKLDSLVGDVEDAVSSSVTGKLKSVRDNSEKTHHVTIGYLKNIEDLLALVTATRPQWTHLLSAVDHRVDRSLAILRPQAIVDHRALLSSLGWPPSLSGSKFSSIDSGKQAEIVNPLFSMAGDLKSKYSESFLSLCNLQELQKRRKARQLKGHNVGNQLRQPLWVIEELVNPISTAAQHHFSKWNDKPEFVFALAYKIIRDFVDSMDEILQPLVDMAKLIGYSCREEWISGIVIALSTYLAKEIFPKQIELLQESNSSDTGCTPYQARVSWLSLVDLMISFDKRTQDLISGTGLLLTVKDDDNWQRISVLSVFCDRPDWLEVWAEIERQEALDKLKSAMESEKNWSARIEGTMLEYGSDDYKSPAITTAVQQSLSLLIDRARPIPSITLKAGFIRMSASPIISEFHGYMLRRCQEAEGLTALADDNALLKVSHSINAARYFESTLTEWGEDVFFLEMENLSVNGEGGCIFQQEINHLKEFRVEWVDKITTVLLRAFDSRSRDYLKNKRQWLEKSEGPAVSRAFIESLDYMQGQLSKLEGGLNALDFVTVWRSVACGVDQLLFAGIFTGGTKISNGGVERLQGDLSVLFAVFSAWCLRPESFFPRLSEGLRLLKVDEQQLRDGVFTDKNWLREYGIRHLTAADSERIIKNRVYEA, from the exons ATGGCTCTAAAGCTTGACAGTTTGGTGGGTGATGTAGAAGATGCCGTCTCTTCTTCTGTTACAGGAAAACTTAAATCTGTTAGAGACAATTCAGAG AAAACACATCATGTCACGATTGGATATCTTAAAAACATAGAAGACCTTTTAGCTTTGGTAACCGCGACTAGACCACAATGGACTCATCTTCTATCTGCTGTGGATCACAGAGTGGACCGATCTTTAGCTATATTAAGACCACAAGCCATTGTTGATCATCGAGCTCTTCTGTCATCCCTTGGCTGGCCTCCTTCACTCTCTGGCTCAAAATTTTCAAGTATTGATTCAGGGAAACAAGCAGAGATTGTGAACCCATTGTTTTCAATGGCTGGTGACCTTAAGAGCAAGTATTCTGAGAGCTTTCTTTCACTATGCAACTTGCAGGAACTGCAGAAACGCAGAAAAGCTCGACAACTGAAAGGGCATAATGTGGGCAATCAACTACGTCAACCATTATGGGTAATTGAAGAGCTTGTAAATCCAATATCTACAGCAGCACAACACCATTTCTCAAAATGGAATGACAAGCCAGAATTTGTTTTTGCTCTTGCTTATAAGATAATTAGAGATTTTGTTGATTCGATGGATGAGATTCTGCAGCCCCTTGTGGATATGGCCAAACTTATTGGGTATAGTTGCAGAGAGGAGTGGATTTCAGGAATTGTCATTGCATTGTCTACATATTTGGCAAAAGAGATATTTCCTAAGCAGATCGAGCTTCTTCAAGAAAGTAACTCAAGTGATACAGGCTGCACGCCGTATCAAGCTAGAGTCTCATGGCTCAGCCTTGTTGACCTGATGATATCTTTTGACAAGCGAACTCAAGATTTAATCTCAGGTACAGGACTGCTACTTACGGTAAAGGATGATGACAATTGGCAGAGGATCTCAGTCCTCTCTGTCTTCTGTGATCGACCAGATTGGCTTGAAGTGTGGGCAGAGATTGAGAGACAGGAGGCTCTTGATAAACTGAAATCAGCAATGGAGTCGGAGAAAAATTGGAGTGCAAGGATTGAGGGAACAATGCTTGAGTACGGATCAGATGATTACAAGTCTCCAGCAATCACCACTGCTGTTCAGCAGAGTTTGTCTTTGCTGATTGATCGTGCCCGTCCTATCCCAAGCATTACACTTAAGGCAGGATTCATTAGGATGTCTGCTTCACCCATTATATCAGAATTCCATGGTTACATGCTCCGGAGGTGTCAAGAAGCAGAGGGGCTAACTGCTCTGGCAGATGATAATGCTCTGCTCAAGGTATCACATTCCATCAATGCTGCTCGATACTTCGAATCCACATTGACAGAATGGGGTGAGGATGTTTTCTTCCTTGAGATGGAAAATTTATCTGTAAATGGTGAGGGTGGGTGTATCTTTCAGCAAGAGATAAATCATCTGAAAGAGTTCAGAGTGGAATGGGTTGATAAGATTACCACTGTCCTTTTGCGTGCATTTGATTCACGTTCTCGTGATTATCTGAAAAACAAGAGGCAGTGGCTGGAGAAATCAGAGGGGCCTGCTGTATCCAGAGCCTTCATAGAATCTTTAGACTACATGCAAGGGCAGCTATCTAAACTGGAAGGTGGCCTAAATGCCCTTGACTTTGTGACCGTATGGAGAAGTGTTGCATGTGGGGTAGACCAGCTGCTTTTCGCCGGCATTTTCACAGGCGGTACAAAGATTAGCAATGGTGGAGTAGAAAGGCTTCAGGGCGACCTGAGCGTTTTATTTGCTGTATTTTCAGCGTGGTGTCTAAGGCCCGAAAGCTTCTTCCCAAGACTGTCCGAGGGACTGAGGTTACTGAAGGTTGACGAGCAGCAGCTAAGAGATGGCGTGTTTACAGATAAGAATTGGCTGAGGGAATATGGTATTAGGCATCTGACAGCTGCTGACTCTGAGAGGATAATAAAAAATCGGGTGTATGAGGCATGA